A genomic stretch from Achromobacter spanius includes:
- a CDS encoding hybrid sensor histidine kinase/response regulator, protein MFLTSTKPQEERIKCLLVDDVPENLVALEALLDSSRVQVLKAQSGPEALELLLNHGDVALALLDVQMPDMNGFELAELIRGSERTRHIPLIFITAGSREQNWQFRGYESGAVDFLYKPIDPHMLRMKANVFFELHERKRALAQQLEERTEALRINEMFMAVLSHDLRTPLQSIVMGASLLQRQNDPTRVAGLAQRMLQSSERMARLIEDLLDVTRIRQTGGLTLASAQQRLDTLVRRTVDEAQTGFPDRQIECDCVGDMTGVWDGERLCQVFANLIGNALHHGERDVPVHVQADGAAADRVTVTVSNGGTIAPALLPHLFNPFRSGERRTDSHNGLGLGLFIAQQIVLSHGGRINVESRDGITRFRVELPRGVAA, encoded by the coding sequence ATGTTCCTGACATCCACCAAACCACAAGAAGAACGAATCAAATGCCTGCTGGTCGACGACGTGCCCGAAAACCTGGTGGCGCTGGAAGCGCTGCTGGATAGCAGCCGGGTCCAGGTGCTGAAGGCGCAGTCCGGCCCCGAAGCGCTTGAACTGCTGCTGAACCATGGCGACGTCGCCCTGGCCCTGCTGGATGTACAAATGCCCGACATGAACGGCTTCGAACTGGCCGAACTGATCCGGGGCAGCGAGCGCACCCGCCACATTCCGCTGATCTTCATTACGGCAGGCTCGCGCGAGCAGAACTGGCAATTCCGTGGCTACGAAAGCGGCGCCGTGGACTTCCTGTACAAGCCCATCGACCCGCACATGCTGCGCATGAAGGCCAATGTGTTTTTCGAATTGCACGAGCGCAAGCGCGCGCTGGCGCAGCAGTTGGAAGAACGCACCGAAGCCCTGCGCATCAACGAGATGTTCATGGCGGTGCTAAGCCACGACCTGCGCACCCCCTTGCAGTCCATCGTCATGGGCGCGTCGCTGTTGCAGCGGCAGAACGACCCGACGCGCGTGGCGGGCCTGGCTCAGCGCATGCTGCAAAGCAGCGAGCGTATGGCGCGGCTGATCGAAGACCTGCTGGACGTGACGCGCATTCGCCAGACGGGCGGCCTGACGCTGGCATCCGCCCAGCAGCGCCTGGATACGCTGGTGCGCCGCACGGTGGACGAAGCGCAGACGGGCTTTCCCGATCGCCAGATCGAATGCGATTGCGTGGGCGACATGACGGGCGTGTGGGACGGCGAACGCCTGTGCCAGGTGTTTGCCAACCTGATCGGCAACGCCTTGCATCACGGTGAGCGCGATGTGCCAGTACACGTGCAGGCCGATGGCGCGGCGGCGGACCGGGTGACCGTGACCGTCAGCAATGGCGGCACGATTGCCCCGGCCTTGCTGCCGCACCTGTTCAACCCGTTTCGCAGCGGCGAGCGACGAACGGATAGCCACAACGGGCTGGGCCTGGGGCTGTTCATCGCGCAGCAGATCGTGCTGAGCCACGGCGGGCGCATCAACGTGGAATCCCGCGACGGCATCACGCGCTTTCGCGTGGAGCTGCCGCGCGGGGTTGCCGCGTAG
- a CDS encoding Bug family tripartite tricarboxylate transporter substrate binding protein: protein MKAFPLFRRTLAALALTTLGAAAHAADDWPAAKPITLVVPFAAGGTSDILGRMIAQELGASLSQTVLVENKGGAGGVLGADAVARAKPDGYTLLLGTIATHAINPALLPGINYNAARDFAPVILLGSISNVLLVGANQPYKSVQDVVAAAKANPDTIAFGSAGQGTSQHLSGEVFKQLTGAHLTHVPYRGSAPAIQDLIGGQIPSSFETALVALPYVKSGKVRALAVTSAKRTEVMPDVPTMQEAGVAGFDVSSWQGIYAPANTPPAVVDRLNKAIAAIIAKPEVNAKMKGLGLAYTPNTPAEFTAFQTGEQAKWAKIIADGKLRPQ from the coding sequence TTGAAGGCATTTCCCTTGTTCCGCCGCACCCTGGCCGCGTTGGCCTTGACCACCCTGGGCGCCGCCGCCCATGCCGCCGACGACTGGCCGGCCGCCAAGCCGATCACCCTGGTGGTGCCGTTCGCGGCGGGTGGCACGTCCGACATTTTGGGCCGGATGATCGCGCAGGAACTGGGCGCCAGCCTGAGCCAGACCGTGTTGGTGGAAAACAAGGGCGGGGCGGGCGGCGTGCTGGGCGCCGACGCGGTGGCGCGCGCCAAGCCGGACGGCTACACGCTGCTGCTGGGCACCATTGCCACGCACGCGATCAACCCGGCGCTGTTGCCCGGCATCAACTACAACGCCGCCCGCGACTTTGCGCCGGTGATCTTGCTGGGCAGCATCTCGAACGTGCTGCTGGTGGGCGCCAACCAGCCGTACAAGAGCGTGCAGGACGTGGTGGCGGCGGCCAAGGCCAATCCGGACACCATTGCCTTTGGCTCGGCGGGCCAGGGCACCTCGCAGCATCTGTCGGGTGAAGTGTTCAAGCAACTGACCGGCGCGCATCTCACGCACGTGCCGTACCGGGGCAGCGCGCCGGCCATCCAGGACCTGATCGGCGGCCAGATTCCAAGCTCGTTTGAAACCGCGCTGGTGGCCTTGCCTTATGTGAAGAGCGGCAAGGTGCGCGCGCTGGCCGTCACCTCGGCCAAGCGCACCGAGGTCATGCCCGACGTGCCGACCATGCAGGAAGCGGGCGTGGCCGGGTTCGACGTCAGCAGTTGGCAGGGCATCTACGCGCCCGCCAATACGCCGCCGGCGGTGGTCGACCGCTTGAACAAGGCAATTGCGGCCATCATCGCCAAGCCCGAGGTGAACGCGAAGATGAAGGGCCTGGGCCTGGCGTACACGCCGAACACGCCGGCCGAGTTCACCGCGTTCCAAACCGGCGAACAGGCCAAGTGGGCGAAGATCATCGCCGACGGCAAGTTGCGGCCGCAGTAA
- a CDS encoding CheR family methyltransferase, which yields MPASAKARVDDIEQRLLLDAIYHHYHYDFRQYAQASLKRRLQSALTQFGCKTLSQLQDRVLHEPSVFTALLQFLTVQVSDMFRDPSYFLALRTEVIPILRTYPSIKVWVAGCSAGEEVYSLAILLAEEGLLDRALIYATDINPHALRAAEQGVFDLDRVAAFSGNHARSGGRTSLSDHYTARYGRVVFDKRLREHMVFSDHSLATDSVFAEVHLISCRNVLIYFERDLQSRALGLFHDALVHRGFLGLGSRESLRFSAQAENFDDFVLEERIYRKKAGL from the coding sequence ATGCCCGCCTCCGCCAAAGCCCGTGTTGATGATATCGAGCAGCGCCTGCTGCTTGATGCGATCTATCACCACTACCACTACGACTTTCGGCAATACGCGCAGGCCTCGCTGAAGCGGCGCCTGCAAAGCGCGCTGACGCAGTTCGGCTGCAAGACGCTGTCGCAACTGCAAGACCGCGTGCTGCACGAGCCGTCGGTATTTACCGCGCTGCTGCAATTCCTGACCGTACAGGTCAGCGACATGTTTCGCGATCCGTCGTACTTCCTGGCGCTGCGCACCGAGGTCATTCCCATCTTGCGTACCTATCCGTCCATCAAGGTGTGGGTGGCGGGGTGCAGCGCGGGTGAAGAGGTCTATTCGCTAGCCATCCTGCTGGCCGAAGAAGGCTTGCTGGACCGCGCGCTGATCTACGCCACCGACATCAACCCGCACGCGCTGCGCGCCGCCGAGCAGGGTGTATTTGACCTGGACCGGGTGGCGGCCTTCAGCGGCAACCACGCGCGGTCCGGGGGGCGTACGTCCTTGTCGGACCACTACACGGCGCGGTACGGGCGCGTGGTGTTCGACAAGCGCTTGCGCGAACACATGGTGTTTTCGGACCACAGCCTGGCCACCGACAGCGTGTTCGCCGAAGTCCACCTGATTTCGTGCCGCAACGTGCTGATCTATTTCGAGCGCGACCTGCAAAGCCGCGCGCTGGGGTTGTTTCACGACGCGCTGGTGCATCGGGGCTTTCTGGGCCTGGGCTCGCGCGAGTCGCTGCGGTTTTCGGCGCAAGCCGAAAACTTCGACGACTTCGTGCTGGAAGAGCGCATTTACCGCAAGAAGGCGGGATTATGA
- a CDS encoding aminotransferase class I/II-fold pyridoxal phosphate-dependent enzyme — MNSIVNARLKQIKPSPSMAAKIVVDELRRQGREIADFTLGEPDMPTPAHIARAGQDAIAGGDIRYTSPNGTVGLRRAIANSLELSLGVTYGMDQITVGAGAKQIIGAALTASLEPGDEVIVCAPYWVSYPDMVLLNDGKPVVVTGPESQGFKLDAATLEAAITPRTRWLILNSPSNPSGAVYSAAELHALTEVLLRHPHVWVLSDEIYAPFCYNGQAHASPVQVEPRLIERTLIVNGMSKSYAMTGWRVGYGAGPADLIKAMSTVMSQSTSCPSAISQVAAQAALEGDQSSVTQMVDIFQARRDLIVRRLNAMPGISCAMPDGAFYVYANVQGLIGRNGPDGELKTDLDVSLFFLREAGVAVIDGGSYGLSPYVRFSFATSTEIIEQGMDRLAVAVGRLMRD; from the coding sequence ATGAACAGCATCGTCAACGCCCGCCTGAAACAGATCAAACCCTCGCCCAGCATGGCCGCCAAGATCGTCGTTGACGAACTGCGCCGCCAAGGCCGCGAGATCGCCGACTTCACCCTTGGCGAACCCGACATGCCCACGCCCGCCCACATTGCGCGCGCCGGCCAGGACGCCATTGCCGGCGGCGACATCCGCTACACCAGCCCGAACGGCACCGTGGGCCTGCGCCGCGCCATCGCCAACAGCCTGGAACTGAGCCTGGGCGTGACCTACGGCATGGACCAGATCACCGTGGGCGCGGGCGCCAAGCAGATCATCGGCGCGGCCCTGACGGCCAGCCTGGAACCCGGCGACGAAGTCATCGTCTGCGCGCCGTACTGGGTGTCGTACCCCGACATGGTGTTGTTGAACGACGGCAAGCCCGTGGTCGTGACCGGCCCGGAATCACAGGGTTTCAAGCTGGACGCCGCCACGCTGGAAGCCGCCATCACCCCGCGCACGCGCTGGCTGATCCTGAATTCCCCCAGCAACCCCAGCGGCGCCGTGTACAGCGCCGCGGAATTGCACGCCCTGACCGAGGTGTTGCTGCGCCATCCGCACGTGTGGGTACTCAGCGATGAAATCTACGCGCCCTTCTGCTACAACGGCCAGGCGCATGCCTCACCCGTGCAGGTAGAGCCGCGCTTGATCGAACGCACGCTGATCGTCAACGGCATGTCGAAGTCCTACGCCATGACGGGCTGGCGCGTCGGCTATGGCGCGGGGCCGGCCGACCTGATCAAGGCGATGAGCACCGTCATGTCGCAAAGCACGTCCTGCCCCAGCGCCATCTCGCAAGTGGCCGCGCAAGCCGCCCTGGAAGGCGACCAATCCAGCGTCACCCAGATGGTCGACATCTTTCAAGCCCGCCGCGACCTGATCGTGCGCCGCCTGAACGCCATGCCCGGCATCTCATGCGCCATGCCCGACGGCGCTTTCTATGTGTACGCCAACGTGCAAGGTCTGATCGGCCGCAACGGCCCGGACGGTGAACTGAAGACCGACCTGGATGTCAGCCTGTTCTTCCTGCGCGAAGCCGGCGTGGCGGTCATCGACGGCGGTTCGTATGGCTTGTCGCCCTACGTGCGCTTTTCCTTCGCCACGTCCACCGAGATCATCGAACAAGGCATGGACCGGCTTGCGGTGGCGGTTGGCAGGTTGATGCGGGACTGA
- the kdgD gene encoding 5-dehydro-4-deoxyglucarate dehydratase, with protein sequence MTTPQELKEIVSEGLLSFPVTDFDQNGDFNPKTYAARLEWLAPYGATALFAAGGTGEFFSLAPQEYSDVVRTAVQTCAGKVPILAGAGGPTRTAIAYAQEAERQGAKGILLLPHYLTEASQDGIAAYVEQVCKSVKIGVIVYNRAQSRLSADSLAQLAERCPNLVGFKDGIGDIEAMVRIRRKMGDRFSYLGGLPTAEVYAAAYRALGVPVYSSAVFNFVPKTAMEFYRAIAAGDSDTTNRLLDDFFLPYLEIRNRKAGYAVSIVKAGAKLVGHDAGPVRAPLTDLTGEEMEMLNALIKKLGPQ encoded by the coding sequence ATGACGACTCCCCAGGAACTCAAGGAAATCGTATCGGAAGGCTTGCTCTCCTTCCCCGTGACGGACTTTGACCAGAACGGCGATTTCAACCCCAAGACCTACGCCGCACGCCTGGAATGGCTGGCTCCGTATGGCGCCACCGCGCTGTTCGCCGCCGGCGGCACGGGTGAGTTCTTTTCCTTGGCGCCCCAGGAATATTCAGACGTCGTCCGCACCGCCGTGCAAACCTGCGCGGGCAAGGTGCCCATCCTGGCCGGCGCGGGCGGCCCCACCCGCACCGCCATCGCCTATGCGCAGGAAGCCGAGCGCCAGGGCGCCAAGGGCATCCTGCTGCTGCCCCACTACCTGACCGAAGCGTCGCAAGACGGCATCGCCGCCTACGTGGAACAGGTCTGCAAGTCGGTGAAGATCGGTGTCATCGTCTACAACCGTGCGCAGTCGCGCCTGTCGGCCGATAGCCTGGCCCAACTGGCCGAACGCTGCCCCAACCTGGTCGGCTTCAAGGACGGCATTGGCGACATCGAAGCCATGGTCCGCATCCGCCGCAAAATGGGCGACCGCTTCTCGTACCTGGGCGGCCTGCCCACCGCCGAAGTCTATGCCGCCGCTTACCGCGCGCTGGGCGTACCGGTGTATTCCTCGGCCGTCTTCAACTTCGTGCCCAAGACCGCCATGGAGTTCTACCGCGCCATCGCCGCCGGAGACTCCGACACCACCAACCGCTTGCTGGACGATTTCTTCCTGCCTTACCTGGAAATCCGCAACCGCAAGGCCGGCTACGCCGTCAGCATCGTCAAGGCTGGCGCGAAACTTGTCGGCCATGACGCCGGCCCCGTGCGCGCGCCGCTGACCGACCTGACCGGCGAAGAAATGGAAATGCTCAACGCCCTGATCAAGAAGCTCGGCCCGCAATAA
- a CDS encoding chemotaxis protein CheB produces MSANAPTPPATPRTPPRTPPPSGPWDAIVIGGSSGAIDALNALVPALPARLCAAVIVVLHLPRDRRSLLVDIFRERCALPVLEAEDQLWIQPGHLYFAPPDYHLLVDQGPRLALSVGAPVYFSRPSIDVLFESAADCYGNRLMGILLSGANEDGAQGLAAIQAAGGRTVVQAPSSAAMPTMPNAALARLAVDDALTPDEIAAMLSQLPTQPVL; encoded by the coding sequence ATGAGCGCGAATGCCCCAACACCACCCGCTACGCCACGCACCCCGCCACGCACCCCGCCGCCTTCAGGCCCGTGGGACGCCATCGTCATCGGCGGGTCATCGGGCGCCATCGACGCGCTGAACGCGCTGGTGCCGGCCTTGCCCGCGCGCCTGTGCGCGGCAGTGATCGTGGTGCTGCATCTGCCGCGCGACCGCCGCAGCCTGCTGGTGGATATTTTTCGCGAACGCTGCGCCTTGCCCGTGCTGGAGGCGGAAGATCAGCTCTGGATACAACCCGGTCACCTGTACTTCGCGCCGCCGGACTACCACTTGCTGGTGGACCAGGGGCCGAGATTGGCCTTGTCGGTGGGCGCACCCGTGTATTTTTCGCGGCCATCGATTGACGTCTTGTTTGAATCCGCCGCCGACTGCTATGGCAACCGGTTGATGGGCATCTTGCTATCCGGCGCGAACGAGGACGGCGCGCAAGGCCTCGCGGCGATTCAAGCCGCCGGGGGCCGCACCGTGGTGCAGGCGCCGTCATCGGCCGCCATGCCCACCATGCCGAATGCGGCATTGGCGCGCCTTGCCGTAGACGATGCGCTGACACCCGATGAGATCGCCGCCATGCTGTCCCAATTGCCAACGCAGCCTGTGCTGTAA
- a CDS encoding response regulator — MPKSSSQPANRSAFPRTLLVGFVTAALATLLIAFVNVRSADGRSDAVMAMDRSTETLRQLSLFNSAVKDAEIGQRGYLLTGDISYLEPYLRSLPLIQQRLAVIRTATDHDSAQRRIVNDIEGITRQKLAELQSTIDMRKAGDAEGALAVVRTDTGKEAMDRLRDLVGELYTRQMEELAAGKNAWSDATTTSAYYSWGGSLLLLVLIGISAGMTVREYQAKARQSWVTTGLSGLSLRLQGDQRLDDIGKHTLDYLAEYLNADVGAGYVVERGTGELELFGGFALPPERLAQKFLPAEGLTGQAVTSRRLLHVRNVPAGHLEVASAVGRSNPAELMLAPAMHNNRVYAVIELGFNHPVGDMERSLLEGASEMLASAIRAGQDRTRLEALLEETQRQAEELQTQQEELRVSNEELEQQSRILQESQARMELQQTELEQTNTNLEAQAEQLLRVQDALTEKARQLTQASQFKSEFLANMSHELRTPLNSTLILAKLLSDNKPGNLSTEQVKYAQTIYAAGSDLLTLINDILDLAKIEAGQASMDVEQVSIAPTLQRLLEPLRPMALEKGLALELDIEQAVPATMHTDPKRLGQVLKNLLSNALKFTERGSVTMRVSRVSGQGGERLAFAVHDTGIGVPAEQQELIFEAFRQADGSTHRKYGGTGLGLSISRDLAELLGGKLTVTSTPGQGSVFTLEVPVRLESQQPSAGARGAAASSRPAAPAFWDAPQQRRHTLSAQALAATAPVAEVPASDGPEPDRSILVIEDDERFAGILSDLAHEMGFGCLLAHTATDGLDLAVRKRPNAIVLDVNLPDFSGLGVLDQLKRNPQTRHIPVHVVSVADYAQEAMGRGAVGYALKPVKREELVEALRRLEAKFTQHVRRVLVVEDDDRQRESVRQLLARNDVEIVPAATAEAALELLRENTFDCVVMDLNLPDMSGYELVEQMAEQDSVSFPPVIVYTGRALSRDEEQHLRRFSKSIIIKDARSPERLLDEVTLFLHQVEAELPPEHRQMLELARSRDSALEGRTVLVVEDDVRNVFALSSILEPTGLRVEIARNGREALDALERAGADGMPAIDLVLMDIMMPEMDGYTAMRHIRNRPEWRRLPIIALTAKAMKDDQEKCLAAGANDYIAKPLDVERLLSLVRVWMRS; from the coding sequence ATGCCGAAATCGTCGTCGCAGCCTGCCAACCGCTCTGCCTTTCCCCGGACTCTGTTGGTCGGCTTCGTGACGGCGGCGCTTGCCACGCTGCTGATCGCCTTCGTCAACGTGCGCTCGGCCGACGGCCGGTCCGACGCGGTCATGGCGATGGACCGCAGCACCGAGACCTTGCGCCAGCTCAGCCTGTTCAATTCCGCGGTCAAGGATGCCGAGATCGGCCAGCGCGGTTATCTGCTGACGGGCGACATCTCTTATCTGGAACCGTACCTGCGTTCGCTGCCATTGATCCAGCAGCGGCTGGCCGTGATTCGCACCGCCACCGACCACGACTCGGCGCAACGCCGCATCGTCAATGACATCGAAGGCATCACCCGGCAGAAACTGGCCGAGCTGCAGAGCACCATCGATATGCGCAAGGCGGGCGACGCGGAAGGCGCGCTGGCCGTGGTTCGCACCGACACCGGCAAAGAGGCGATGGACCGTCTGCGCGACCTGGTGGGCGAACTCTATACGCGGCAGATGGAAGAACTGGCGGCGGGCAAGAACGCCTGGTCGGACGCCACCACCACCTCGGCCTATTACTCGTGGGGCGGTTCGCTGCTGTTGCTGGTGCTGATCGGCATTTCAGCTGGCATGACCGTGCGCGAATATCAAGCCAAGGCACGCCAGTCCTGGGTGACGACCGGGCTGTCGGGCCTTAGCCTGCGTTTGCAGGGCGACCAGCGTCTGGACGACATCGGCAAGCACACGCTGGATTACCTGGCCGAATACCTGAATGCGGACGTGGGCGCGGGCTATGTGGTCGAGCGCGGCACGGGTGAACTGGAATTGTTCGGCGGTTTTGCCTTGCCGCCCGAACGGCTGGCGCAAAAATTCCTGCCCGCTGAAGGGCTGACGGGCCAGGCGGTCACCTCGCGCCGCCTGCTGCACGTGCGCAACGTGCCGGCCGGGCACCTGGAAGTGGCGTCCGCCGTGGGGCGTTCCAATCCGGCTGAACTGATGTTGGCGCCGGCCATGCATAACAACCGCGTCTATGCCGTGATTGAACTGGGTTTCAACCACCCGGTGGGCGACATGGAGCGCAGCCTGCTGGAAGGGGCGTCTGAAATGCTGGCGTCGGCCATCCGCGCGGGCCAGGACCGTACCCGCCTGGAGGCGCTGCTGGAAGAAACCCAGCGCCAGGCCGAAGAACTGCAGACGCAGCAGGAGGAACTGCGCGTCAGCAATGAAGAGCTTGAGCAGCAAAGCCGCATCCTGCAGGAATCGCAGGCGCGCATGGAGCTGCAACAGACCGAGCTTGAACAGACCAATACCAACCTGGAAGCGCAGGCCGAACAGTTGCTGCGGGTGCAGGACGCGCTGACCGAAAAGGCGCGCCAACTGACGCAGGCCAGCCAGTTCAAGAGCGAGTTCCTGGCCAACATGAGCCACGAACTGCGCACGCCCTTGAATTCCACGCTGATCCTGGCCAAGCTGCTGTCGGACAACAAGCCCGGCAACCTCAGCACCGAACAGGTCAAGTACGCGCAGACCATCTACGCGGCCGGCAGTGATTTGCTGACGCTGATCAACGACATTCTGGATCTGGCCAAGATCGAAGCCGGACAGGCCAGCATGGACGTCGAGCAGGTGTCGATCGCGCCGACCTTGCAGCGCCTGCTGGAGCCGCTGCGGCCGATGGCGCTTGAGAAAGGGCTGGCGCTGGAGCTGGACATCGAGCAGGCCGTGCCCGCCACCATGCATACCGACCCCAAGCGTCTGGGCCAGGTGCTGAAGAACCTGTTGTCCAACGCCCTGAAGTTCACCGAACGCGGCAGCGTCACGATGCGGGTATCACGGGTGTCGGGGCAGGGGGGCGAGCGGCTGGCGTTCGCGGTGCACGACACCGGCATCGGCGTTCCGGCCGAGCAGCAGGAATTGATTTTCGAGGCATTCCGGCAGGCCGACGGCAGCACGCATCGCAAGTACGGCGGCACGGGGTTGGGCCTGTCGATTTCGCGCGACCTGGCCGAACTGCTGGGCGGCAAGCTGACCGTGACCAGCACGCCGGGGCAGGGCAGCGTCTTTACCTTGGAAGTGCCGGTGCGCCTGGAAAGCCAGCAGCCGAGCGCCGGCGCGCGCGGCGCGGCGGCTTCGTCGCGGCCGGCGGCGCCGGCCTTTTGGGATGCGCCCCAGCAACGCCGCCACACTCTCTCCGCGCAGGCCTTGGCCGCCACGGCGCCCGTTGCCGAAGTGCCCGCCAGCGATGGCCCGGAGCCGGATCGCAGCATTCTGGTCATTGAAGACGACGAGCGCTTTGCCGGCATTCTTTCCGATCTGGCGCACGAAATGGGCTTTGGCTGCCTGCTGGCGCACACCGCGACGGACGGCCTGGACCTGGCGGTCCGCAAGCGGCCCAACGCCATCGTGCTGGATGTGAACCTGCCCGACTTCTCTGGCCTGGGCGTGCTGGACCAACTGAAACGCAACCCGCAAACCCGGCATATTCCCGTGCACGTGGTGTCGGTGGCCGACTATGCGCAGGAAGCCATGGGCCGTGGCGCGGTCGGCTACGCGCTCAAGCCGGTCAAGCGTGAAGAGCTGGTCGAAGCGTTGCGGCGCCTGGAAGCCAAGTTCACGCAACATGTGCGGCGCGTGCTGGTGGTGGAAGATGACGACCGCCAACGCGAAAGCGTGCGCCAACTGCTGGCGCGCAATGACGTCGAGATCGTGCCTGCCGCCACGGCGGAGGCCGCATTGGAATTACTGCGCGAGAACACCTTTGATTGCGTAGTGATGGACTTGAACCTGCCCGACATGAGTGGCTACGAGTTAGTTGAGCAGATGGCCGAGCAGGACAGCGTGTCGTTTCCGCCCGTGATCGTCTACACGGGCCGGGCCTTGTCGCGCGATGAAGAGCAGCATCTGCGCCGCTTCTCCAAGTCCATCATCATCAAGGACGCGCGTTCGCCCGAGCGCCTGCTGGACGAGGTGACCTTGTTCCTGCATCAGGTGGAAGCCGAGCTGCCACCCGAACATCGCCAGATGCTGGAACTGGCGCGCAGCCGCGATTCGGCGCTGGAAGGCCGCACGGTGCTGGTGGTGGAGGACGACGTGCGCAACGTGTTCGCGCTGTCCAGCATCCTGGAACCCACCGGCCTGCGGGTGGAAATTGCGCGCAATGGCCGCGAGGCGCTGGATGCACTGGAGCGCGCCGGGGCCGACGGCATGCCTGCGATCGACCTGGTGCTGATGGACATCATGATGCCCGAGATGGATGGCTACACGGCGATGCGCCACATCCGCAACCGGCCCGAGTGGCGGCGCCTGCCTATCATTGCGCTGACCGCCAAGGCCATGAAGGACGACCAGGAAAAATGCCTGGCCGCCGGGGCCAATGACTACATCGCCAAGCCGCTGGACGTTGAACGGCTGCTGTCCCTGGTGCGCGTCTGGATGCGCAGCTAA